One segment of Cerasicoccus sp. TK19100 DNA contains the following:
- the gspG gene encoding type II secretion system major pseudopilin GspG produces MKQPKRHSSSGFTLLEIIIVVGLIAALAGTLIAALARNDEAAKIKIEQQFLESGIRAQLMSYRLHLNTYPTTAQGLQALSEKPQDVGRSWRGPYVDRKLVDSWGSAYQYRFPGEHNRSDPDIWSTGPNGIDEGGLGDDINNWGE; encoded by the coding sequence ATGAAACAACCAAAACGCCATTCCTCCTCCGGCTTCACTTTGCTGGAGATCATTATCGTCGTGGGGCTCATTGCCGCACTGGCCGGAACGCTTATCGCCGCATTGGCGAGAAACGACGAGGCCGCCAAGATCAAGATCGAGCAGCAATTCCTGGAGTCCGGCATTCGCGCCCAGCTCATGAGCTACCGGCTGCACCTGAATACCTACCCAACGACCGCTCAGGGCTTGCAAGCCCTGTCGGAGAAACCGCAGGATGTCGGTCGCAGTTGGCGCGGACCCTACGTCGATAGAAAGCTGGTCGATTCCTGGGGCTCCGCATATCAGTATCGGTTCCCCGGCGAGCACAACCGCAGCGATCCCGACATCTGGTCCACCGGCCCCAATGGCATCGACGAAGGCGGGCTCGGCGACGATATTAACAACTGGGGCGAGTAG
- a CDS encoding radical SAM protein — MDDSFADWAPEVNWQRRKQPLNLYLHTPFCHHRCAFCPFFQNTTKPGFSARYADHLICDLERKARWLGPTVAARRVSSVFFGGGTPSDMDAADLARVICKLRDLYPIDDDTEITVEGRIWGFTRDKAEAWREAGANRISIGLQSTNTKIRRSMGRLADRGQIRETLQNFVALGYVTIVDLIYGLPRQDVASVVEDVRFLAEETGIDGLDLYALKQFPGSPLAKAVEQGRMAAPADTHLRAEMFTAAAAELARHGFEHFTPQHWRRSERERSIYNQLAKTSADILPFGSSAGGRLSNVTISCHRLLDDYETAMDDGSLGARCTIQEPKPGQDFTDAVMSSIQRRMLPPLSEWPAHEDSSAIAENWRVAGLIGEPQADGIPLTQAGCFWFPRLQQLLAMLTAQSVGRAA, encoded by the coding sequence GTGGACGATTCGTTCGCGGACTGGGCACCGGAAGTCAACTGGCAGCGCCGGAAGCAGCCACTGAATCTCTACCTGCACACGCCGTTTTGCCATCACCGCTGTGCGTTTTGCCCATTCTTTCAAAACACGACCAAGCCGGGCTTCAGCGCACGCTATGCGGACCACCTGATCTGCGATCTCGAACGAAAGGCGCGCTGGCTGGGGCCGACGGTTGCGGCGCGCCGCGTGAGCTCGGTATTCTTTGGCGGGGGCACGCCGAGTGACATGGATGCGGCTGATCTGGCCCGGGTGATCTGTAAGCTGCGGGACTTATATCCCATCGACGACGATACGGAGATCACCGTGGAAGGGCGCATCTGGGGCTTCACGCGTGATAAGGCTGAGGCCTGGCGTGAAGCCGGCGCGAACCGCATTTCCATTGGGCTGCAAAGCACTAACACCAAGATTCGGCGCTCGATGGGACGCCTCGCGGACCGCGGCCAAATTCGCGAAACGCTGCAAAACTTCGTCGCCCTCGGCTACGTGACCATTGTTGATCTGATCTATGGCCTGCCGAGGCAGGATGTTGCTTCGGTCGTTGAGGACGTCCGTTTTCTGGCAGAGGAGACCGGTATCGATGGCCTGGACTTGTATGCGCTGAAGCAGTTTCCCGGCAGCCCGTTGGCGAAGGCGGTGGAGCAGGGGAGAATGGCCGCGCCAGCCGACACCCACCTGCGCGCCGAGATGTTTACCGCGGCAGCAGCTGAGCTCGCACGCCATGGCTTCGAGCACTTTACGCCGCAGCACTGGCGACGCAGCGAGCGCGAGCGTTCCATCTACAATCAACTCGCCAAGACCAGCGCCGACATCCTGCCGTTTGGCTCTTCGGCGGGCGGGCGCTTGAGCAATGTGACCATTAGTTGCCACCGGCTGCTGGATGACTACGAAACCGCGATGGACGACGGGTCGCTGGGGGCGCGCTGCACGATTCAAGAGCCCAAGCCCGGGCAGGATTTCACGGATGCCGTGATGTCGAGTATTCAGCGCCGCATGTTGCCACCGCTCAGCGAATGGCCCGCCCACGAAGACTCATCCGCGATTGCTGAAAACTGGCGCGTTGCCGGGCTCATCGGGGAACCTCAGGCAGACGGTATTCCGCTCACGCAGGCGGGGTGTTTCTGGTTTCCGCGCTTGCAGCAGTTGTTGGCAATGCTGACGGCGCAGAGCGTTGGCCGCGCAGCCTGA
- the lysS gene encoding lysine--tRNA ligase encodes MSQKQPDQDNSHDLFAVRREKLDKLRAAGRDPFRANWEQTHTSKQAFAQFEAEEAAFFDANPTVKAELEVYEAAAEKQNAAKMERRAKIQAGEISQDDPFELPEVPAKPEVPMGPEVSMAGRVITFRVMGKASFMKILDRDGVIQLYVTRDDLPEGEYNDFFKKMVDIGDIIGVRGQTFRTSTGEITVHIKDYAIVSKSMRPLPEKFHGMTDSEQIYRQRYLDLISNEESRTRFRQRSEIVKEIRRYLWDKDFAEVETPCLHNVAGGAAARPFVTHMNALDCDFYLRIALELHLKRMLVGGVDRVFELSRVFRNEGLSRRHNPEFTMLEVYQAYSDYRGMMDLVKGLILHLCEKVLGTYQIPVYGKDEVIDFAAPWREAQYNDLIIEATGDADWFSRSREEKLAACAKLGIQVDPEAADFEVTNDVFEKLIEPTLIQPTFVTRIPKELCPLAKLNESGDGSLDVFELCINGQEIAPAYSEQNDPFVQREMFEAQVGEETQDLDEDFLVALEHGMPPAGGMGIGIDRLVILLTSASNIRDTILFPTLRNKVSAE; translated from the coding sequence ATGAGCCAGAAACAGCCCGATCAAGACAATTCCCATGACCTTTTCGCCGTGCGCCGCGAAAAGCTCGACAAGCTGCGCGCAGCCGGCCGCGATCCTTTTCGCGCCAATTGGGAACAGACGCACACCAGCAAGCAGGCCTTCGCGCAATTTGAAGCCGAAGAAGCCGCTTTCTTTGACGCAAACCCAACGGTGAAAGCCGAGCTCGAGGTTTACGAGGCTGCTGCCGAGAAACAGAACGCTGCCAAGATGGAGCGCCGCGCCAAGATCCAGGCCGGCGAGATTTCGCAGGACGATCCGTTTGAACTGCCCGAAGTCCCCGCGAAGCCGGAAGTGCCGATGGGCCCCGAGGTCTCGATGGCGGGCCGCGTCATCACCTTCCGCGTGATGGGCAAGGCGAGCTTCATGAAGATCCTCGACCGCGACGGCGTTATCCAGCTTTACGTGACCCGCGACGACCTCCCCGAGGGCGAATATAACGACTTCTTCAAGAAGATGGTGGACATCGGCGACATCATCGGCGTCCGCGGCCAGACTTTCCGCACCTCGACGGGCGAGATCACGGTCCACATCAAGGACTACGCGATCGTCTCCAAGTCGATGCGTCCGCTGCCGGAGAAGTTCCATGGCATGACCGATAGCGAGCAGATTTACCGCCAGCGCTACCTCGACCTGATCAGCAACGAGGAGAGCCGCACGCGCTTCCGTCAGCGCAGCGAAATCGTTAAGGAAATCCGCCGCTACCTGTGGGACAAGGACTTCGCCGAAGTGGAAACGCCTTGCCTGCACAACGTGGCCGGTGGTGCCGCCGCGCGTCCGTTCGTCACGCACATGAATGCGCTGGACTGCGATTTCTACCTGCGCATCGCGCTGGAGTTGCACCTCAAGCGCATGCTCGTGGGCGGCGTTGACCGCGTGTTCGAGCTCAGCCGCGTGTTCCGTAACGAGGGCCTTTCCCGCCGCCACAACCCCGAGTTCACGATGCTCGAGGTCTACCAGGCATACTCCGACTACCGCGGCATGATGGACCTCGTGAAGGGCCTGATCCTGCACCTGTGCGAGAAGGTGCTCGGCACGTATCAGATCCCGGTTTATGGCAAGGACGAGGTGATCGACTTCGCCGCCCCGTGGCGCGAGGCGCAATACAATGACCTCATCATCGAAGCGACTGGCGATGCTGATTGGTTCAGCCGCAGTCGCGAGGAAAAGCTGGCCGCCTGCGCCAAGCTGGGCATCCAGGTGGACCCCGAAGCCGCTGATTTCGAAGTGACCAACGACGTCTTTGAAAAGCTGATCGAGCCCACGCTGATCCAGCCGACATTCGTCACCCGCATCCCGAAGGAGCTTTGCCCCTTGGCCAAGCTCAACGAGTCCGGCGACGGCTCACTGGACGTGTTCGAGCTCTGCATCAACGGCCAGGAAATCGCCCCGGCTTACAGCGAGCAGAACGACCCCTTCGTACAGCGTGAGATGTTTGAAGCGCAAGTCGGCGAAGAGACGCAAGACCTCGACGAAGACTTCCTCGTGGCCCTCGAGCACGGCATGCCACCTGCCGGCGGCATGGGCATCGGCATCGACCGCTTGGTCATCCTGCTGACGTCCGCCTCGAACATCCGCGACACCATCCTGTTCCCAACTCTGCGCAACAAAGTAAGCGCGGAGTAG